The proteins below come from a single Papaver somniferum cultivar HN1 chromosome 11, ASM357369v1, whole genome shotgun sequence genomic window:
- the LOC113324703 gene encoding EP1-like glycoprotein 2, translated as MSSFFLTYVFITTLIFFSSSFVAESTVPSSKTFKFTNKGDFVIAYIVEYGAAIRALSLSSSPFQLCFYSTTPNAMARTTGNAYTLGLIMGDSSESPMMWVWDANRGNPVGENATLTFGADGNLVLADADGRIAWQTGTANKGVVGVKILPNGNIVLYDSRGKFIWQSFEHPSDTLLVGQSLHANGPDRISSRSSDADGSEGPYSLVLEKNRLNLYLKSKNLKKPLIYYTSDWLGTSEPMTRALFSSSPETEEAYAYELSFQFFAANSSAGTTILGRPKYNSTFSLLRLGSDGSLKIYTYYDKVLYGIGVWEVTFNLFDLITGNGGVSECKYPNKCGPLGVCEDEQCVACPTAKGLLGWTKKCAPPTQRKCDNTGKTNKVDYFKVVGVEHFMSDYSKGEGSLKLDDCRSKCSKDCRCLGFFYKQESSNCLLAPMLGTLNKVANTSHVAYIKL; from the coding sequence ATGTCTTCTTTTTTCCTTACCTATGTATTCATCACCACTCTCATCTTCTTTTCATCATCTTTTGTTGCCGAGTCCACTGTACCTTCTTCAAAGACCTTCAAATTCACAAATAAAGGAGATTTCGTCATAGCGTACATCGTCGAATATGGTGCCGCTATCCGTGCTCTCTCTTTGTCCAGTTCTCCTTTCCAACTTTGTTTTTATAGCACCACTCCTAATGCAATGGCTAGAACCACTGGTAATGCATATACACTTGGTTTGATAATGGGAGATTCTTCAGAGTCCCCCATGATGTGGGTCTGGGATGCTAACCGTGGAAATCCGGTTGGTGAAAATGCCACCTTGACCTTTGGTGCAGATGGTAACCTTGTATTAGCTGATGCAGATGGTCGAATAGCTTGGCAGACTGGTACTGCTAATAAAGGTGTTGTGGGTGTTAAGATCTTACCGAACGGCAATATTGTGCTTTATGATAGTCGTGGAAAATTTATCTGGCAGAGTTTTGAGCATCCAAGTGACACCCTTTTGGTTGGCCAGAGTTTACATGCAAATGGTCCGGATCGCATAAGCAGCCGTTCTTCTGATGCTGATGGATCTGAGGGTCCCTATAGTCTTGTTTTAGAAAAGAACAGACTGAACCTATATCTTAAGAGTAAAAACCTCAAGAAACCATTAATTTATTACACTTCTGACTGGCTTGGAACCAGTGAACCAATGACTCGAGCCTTGTTCAGCAGCTCACCAGAAACGGAAGAAGCTTATGCATATGAGTTATCATTTCAGTTTTTTGCAGCTAATTCTTCAGCAGGAACAACAATCTTGGGAAGACCCAAATACAATAGTACATTTTCCTTGCTCCGATTAGGATCTGATGGCAGCCTGAAGATTTATACATATTACGACAAAGTTTTATACGGTATCGGTGTTTGGGAAGTGACGTTTAATTTGTTTGACTTGATAACCGGAAACGGAGGTGTAAGCGAGTGTAAGTACCCGAACAAGTGTGGACCTTTAGGTGTATGTGAGGATGAACAGTGTGTTGCATGTCCAACGGCTAAGGGATTATTAGGGTGGACCAAGAAATGTGCACCTCCAACACAGCGTAAATGTGATAATACTGGTAAGACCAACAAAGTGGATTATTTCAAGGTCGTGGGTGTTGAACATTTCATGAGCGATTATAGCAAAGGAGAAGGATCTTTGAAATTGGATGACTGTAGAAGTAAGTGTAGTAAAGATTGTAGGTGTTTAGGCTTTTTCTACAAACAAGAATCTTCAAATTGCTTGTTAGCTCCGATGTTGGGAACATTAAACAAAGTAGCTAACACTTCTCATGTTGCTTACATTAAACTTTAA